The DNA segment GGTTGTTGTAGGTAGTATTGGTCACCGTGACTTGCTGGCCTTGTTGCGTCAGGTTGCCACCCCAAAGTTGTTTTATCTCTTGTTGTTGATCGAACTCCCATTGGAGTTTCCAGGCTTCTACCCGGTCGCCGTGGTTGGTGATAACAACCCGTTGTTGAGCGGATTGGGTTGAACCACTGGGCCATTGGTTGACAGTGTCGTATTGCACGCTGCAGACACTTTGCGCCGAGAGCTGTCCCGCCAATGAGAAACTCAAGGCGAACAGTGAAATTCTCAGTCCGTTTTTCATGTTAACTTCCCCTCTCGTCTCGTTTATGGTGTGGGTTGCAGGTCGTAATAGAGCACGAAGTCAACCGGCACCGTGGTACTGATGGCGTTGAGTCCGGCAATTTGTCGTAAAGCTTCGATACCTGCTTCCAATGAATAGTCAGATGCTTTTACCAGCACCGGGCTGACGTTCTGGACCATATAGCGGGTGTCTGTAAGCCGCTGTACGAACAGTTGGGTGGTTAGAGGTGTTTCTAAGCCGTGTAGTTGGAGAGCTGCATTGACATTCAGTGTGCTGCGTTGGCCCGGATTGAGTTGCGCCATGGCGTCAGGGTCGACATCCATGGAGACCACCGCCGTGCCGTGCATCGCGGTTTCAAACAACATGTCACGCATGCGTTGATCGCGGGTGTTATTGCCGGTACTGACGCTATTCAGGTCAATTTCCAGTACTGCGCTGCCGTTTTTGGCCACGTTACCACTCAGGCGCTCAAAAGAATGGGATTCCACTTTGTCCTGGTTTTTATAGCTGACGAAATGAAAGTAGGAACTGTCTGAATCCAGAGTCCAGCTGCCATTTTCCATATCCGGGGGCGTTACGGGAGGGACTTCCGGGGTTTCATCGGGATTCTCTTCGGGTGGTTCTTGCGGCGGAGTCACCGGGGGTGTTGAGCCATCAACGGTGTCACAGGTGGTACCATTCAACATGAGAGTAGGTAATTCACCTTGGCTGGGGTTCTTTATATTAAAACCCACATTGATGTTTTTCCCGGCGCTTAGGGTGCTGTTCCAACTGACGTTATTG comes from the Ketobacter sp. MCCC 1A13808 genome and includes:
- a CDS encoding cellulose binding domain-containing protein is translated as MKKGSLLRIATTSVLAFGSLTINPGAMADELCELSYNVVNDWGTGATHKINFTYNGPDVEGWQLTWTFPGSETILDLWGGAHQQSGNSVVVNNVSWNSTLSAGKNINVGFNIKNPSQGELPTLMLNGTTCDTVDGSTPPVTPPQEPPEENPDETPEVPPVTPPDMENGSWTLDSDSSYFHFVSYKNQDKVESHSFERLSGNVAKNGSAVLEIDLNSVSTGNNTRDQRMRDMLFETAMHGTAVVSMDVDPDAMAQLNPGQRSTLNVNAALQLHGLETPLTTQLFVQRLTDTRYMVQNVSPVLVKASDYSLEAGIEALRQIAGLNAISTTVPVDFVLYYDLQPTP